A portion of the Cryptomeria japonica chromosome 5, Sugi_1.0, whole genome shotgun sequence genome contains these proteins:
- the LOC131078542 gene encoding EG45-like domain containing protein: MAGAGMWRSVFVMSFMWGWNCSMAEQGTATYYTAPYVPSACYGNDPNQFPAGDLFAAASDTIWGNGAACGKQYRITCTGATNQGVPMPCKSGSIVVKIVDYCPAGCAGTFDLSQAAFADIADPDAGKVYIDYEQA, encoded by the exons ATGGCTGGTGCAGGCATGTGGCGGTCTGTCTTCGTTATGAGTTTTATGTGGGGCTGGAATTGCTCTATGGCTGAGCAAGGAACAGCCACATATTACACTGCTCCATATGTCC CATCGGCGTGCTATGGAAACGACCCCAATCAATTTCCAGCAGGAGATTTGTTTGCGGCGGCAAGCGACACAATCTGGGGCAACGGGGCGGCTTGCGGAAAACAGTACCGAATCACATGCACCGGCGCAACAAATCAGGGCGTTCCGATGCCATGCAAGAGCGGATCCATCGTCGTGAAGATTGTTGATTATTGCCCAGCGGGATGCGCTGGTACCTTCGATTTATCTCAAGCTGCCTTCGCTGATATTGCTGATCCAGATGCTGGCAAAGTTTACATCGACTATGAACA GGCCTGA